TGCGAAGGCGGAGGCGCCTGAGGAGGAACCGTTGGCTGATAGAACGAAGCATTCTGTTGATTAACCGGCTGATAGGACTGCGCGTCAGGCTGATTCACTGGCTGATTGGCCGGCTGGCCCGATTGGAACCATTGCGAAGCAGACCAGCCGCTGTCCCTCGGCGAAGCCGAGATCGTGACGGAAGCATCCGCTTCGTCAATCTCTTCTTCCTGCTCTTCTTCCTCGAATGCCTCGAAGCTTTCTTCTTCCTCTTCTTCCTCAACCTCTTCTTCCTGAGCTCTTTGCGTTCCCGGCAGCTGGCCCGCATAACCTGTAAAATAAGGCTGCTGGGTCACGGACTGCCAAGTTTCCTGAGGCTGGGCCTCAATGTCCGATTGCGCCTCTGCCTCAAATTCGGATTCTTCATTCGAAGCCTCGCGCTCATGTACGACCGTGATCGGCTCCTCACGCCAAACTTCTTCCGCATCCGGAAGCGGCTCAACGAGTATACCTCTAAGCGATAACACGCCGGTCACGTTAAGCGTCCGCGCAGACAATAAGTCGACATCAAAATTATCAATTTCTACCGAAATGTCGTCGAGCCGAGATACCCGGTTGAGCGGCAGCGTAATTTCGACCGGAATCCAGTGCTCCAGCGTCTGCAGGCTGCCTCCGTCCGATTGGCCGCGATACACGCCGTTCAAGAGCAGCTGCCCCTTCAATACAGCATGATCACCCTGCTCAATCACCTGAATACGCGGGGTTAGCTCAATTTCCTCCAGTTCGTCAATCGCCGCTACCTCATCCGGCAAATGAATACGCTCATACAAATCAAATCGCAAGCCTTTGGATTGATCTGTCACGCGATATCCTCCCTCCCAATACCATAAATGAAAAGCAAATGCCTAAAGCTTGGGCTAAAGTTACATTCACTACTATCTATATGGCG
This region of Paenibacillus sp. JDR-2 genomic DNA includes:
- a CDS encoding LysM peptidoglycan-binding domain-containing protein, which translates into the protein MTDQSKGLRFDLYERIHLPDEVAAIDELEEIELTPRIQVIEQGDHAVLKGQLLLNGVYRGQSDGGSLQTLEHWIPVEITLPLNRVSRLDDISVEIDNFDVDLLSARTLNVTGVLSLRGILVEPLPDAEEVWREEPITVVHEREASNEESEFEAEAQSDIEAQPQETWQSVTQQPYFTGYAGQLPGTQRAQEEEVEEEEEEESFEAFEEEEQEEEIDEADASVTISASPRDSGWSASQWFQSGQPANQPVNQPDAQSYQPVNQQNASFYQPTVPPQAPPPSQRENTYEFEHESEEDWQEEPYAGQADEPNEEAFASFDGESASEAEWQAQPEAPRVPDNDKQEIRIGVGSKQPENNPEQAPNVGLMTLLQTSKREQAARQAAEEVAAQQAEQAKTRSSGDDIEWKTLFLGKQSEENEFRKIRVCIVQRDETLESIAVRYSLNPREILLYNGLNESSVAEGQLLYIP